The genomic segment CGAAGCTTGCTCATAAGTagctatacataaataataactattaaataggtGCCTAATATATCGTGACCTACACTATAGGTAATGTTATTAGAAGAATACAAATATACACATGAAAACAGCACTggaaatacaaacatttttaagtaatacatatattttaataggtatacctattaatatatatagttattttattaaagaaataattaagttggtaggtatataacttacaatattgttcaattatttttacaggGAACGGCTGCCAATCTTTAGCTGGATTTTCagaatttattatcattgtatctGTAATACGCTTTTTAGGCCACTGACAAAATGTAGTGTTGCCTAGTTGTACAATCCAATTACTGGGTATCActgaaaatttattttcctCTTCAAATAGGCCAACTACccactgaaaaaatattataggtaattgtttATAAAGTTTGAATAGCATATGGCATATGTATGAGAAACACATAAACATCTTGGAaactaatgttttaaataaaatgtaccaaacaatcttataatcttataggaattaaattaaattaaattacagactttttttatactacctaacagtcaaattttgtaaaataaacaataataattaaggtaataactataactataatacctaactaaatataattagtgATTCATGTGatcttttttacttatttatcttatattattatttagcataCTTTCACACCTAGGTGTAGAgctatatttattacctatggtacctatatttgcataatattatataacaataaatagcataaaatataatttaggcgaacatataacatataggtacctacccaattaaatatttataacagttgAACAAGTAGTATataccaaatttaaataaataataagctatattaatattatatattattggggTAGGTACCTAAGGTTAGGTTACCtaagtatctaaataaaataacataaacaaaaactaaattcataaataagtagtacctaatattttacaaaaaacatGTGTAACcaatacctaattttaatttcaaacttagATAAAACCTACAATTCAACTATAGGTACATCTTAATTTAGTCTTTGGAAATTCAAAGTGTTTAGAATATGCAAGGTGTAGCGTGTAGATCTAAGGTATCTTCTACTGTTCTACTGTCTACAAACATGTTAGTGAATACTAAAATAAGTATCTACAGTCTACACAGCAGTGTAGAAATAAGAGAAAACTGGAAAATAGAACATTGAATTTCTAGgtatagtaatttttaacatataggtatagataagtaataagaattaaaatttggTTCAGTGATCTACATAAAAcacttatatgtacctacctcagCCTTTCGTAGTGGTAGAtgcctacctattatttttccGTTCAAAACCCGGAAACGAGTGGGTACTGTTTAGCACAATACTGCTACCCAGTCCCGTTCACcagtggtaggtaggtacttatacataataggtaataatgtagttattaagtaattaacctattaataaatatgttgaatttttcttaaataattctaaatggTTCTTAATATGCAACAATTAATAATGccattaaatatatacctaataaataataattaaactacgatactaaaatatatatttacctgtTTCTCAGCCATGGTGATTTTATAAAATCGTATAGACGACTATGGTATGTACGGGGTACGGCTAAAATACAGTTGTAGGTACCAGGCACCTGCAGCTACCAGCTACTTTGCTACTTTATCTCTTTTCTATGTCAGCTACGTCTTACATGTGGTGTATTTGTACTGATGAGTGATGTGTAATTATGTGTATCACGAATCACGTTTCACTTTCCGAAAACACAAGGAAAAACTCGCGCGTAAAAAGAGCGTGCGACGCGACACGTGACTCTTTCGTGAGTAGACAATAACATTGTCTTGCACTTGCAAATTGAAATTACTGGaagtcaataattatttgttatagcaGTGTAGCCACTAGTCATCCCCCGCCACCCAAGTGAATGTAACAATTGCAACATCCATGTGATATTCATTATGGTCTATGGGAACTTCCTAAtagaaataactattaatagAATTTTATAGCTATCAGAAAATAGTCTAATACACCCATAATATTTGGACGGTTCACTGGATCACACTGGTTCAGTTGCAGACctcttataacataatatagtgttacACTGTAATGTACAGTGCTTTACTTTCTGGTGACATAACTGGCATCACGCCATCACGGACTTATCACGGACATCTTAATaaccaattaataaataataatcatactatAGCATAACCAATCAACTGATCGACTCTATAATAACCGTAGGCATGTCTGTAAtctatatacgtaggtacctgaTGTCTGATGGAATTTTGGCAGTCTTGTGTGCAGCTGGTGCGAGGTAGATGTTGAACTGTTACTTTATTAAGATATCgctaaataatatctattaaacgTTTTAGtgatgaaatattgaaatgtcgCAGATTTCAACTATTACGTATTTGCtacgttaaaatgtaatttcacatgcgtattaaaaataagtatacatagcgattttataatgttaagtattttaacttaactcaCTTTGCGCACCCAATTAGATATCACACTGTAACATTCTTATGACATTGgaaaattatatctattaaacgTCTTAGTTAATgatttcaaatattgtaatgtatttgcTGAGTTAAAATATCTTTCGCATGCATGTTAAAATTGTGTATACTTAgggatgttataatattgattatacaaaCGTAATATCCATTTAACTTCTATATCACTGCGTATTGTGACGTTTATTTTGTAACTTTAATAAAACATCTCTCAGTAGTTAACGTCACCACATTGCACACCGGGAAACGAGCTGTGTTTTAGAAAAATTGGTCCAAACGGGTCCTGCCCGTCGCCACAGAAGATattacgaataataaaaaaaaggactTTATACCTATGGctaacatgaaaaatattttggaaaacatACCTGAACATAAACACAAATTTGAAGCAAATGAAAAATGGGAAAACAAACCAACTATGCAATTAACAGATTTACGAGACACATCCAGATCTTTAGACGAGATACAACAAATGATTGACCAAGAAATTTCAAGAGAACAAAAACACCAATTTATTACATAGTAATCTATTATGTGTAACAATATTACTAGCAGCACTATCTCTAATACtcataatagcaatatatatattaataaaatgcagaTATATTAGTAACGGACAATTAAGAGATATGCCAGGAAGGATAGTTAGATACAGAACACCAAACAGAAGCGATTACGTAAGAAGATTCGAAGAGACATCATTCACCGCACCACCATCACCagataaatagaataaaaaaaaaaaataaaataaataaataaataaatattattaatagtaactagtcataacaaattatttaatatattaaaattaattaaataaaaaaaaaaaaaaacaaataaatactaagtaataagtaagcaataagcaaaatatagttaataatagaattaatgtacgttataataatgattatgtttCAGAAAATAGACAAGAGgataacgaaaataaaataattaaaataaatatgggtGAAAACGCACCTATTAATTTGGAATACTCAATACCTTTACACGCGATTAATTTCTAGACGTAAACTCTCCAACTACCTTTTCGAACAAAtccaatgataaatataaaataatataa from the Acyrthosiphon pisum isolate AL4f chromosome X, pea_aphid_22Mar2018_4r6ur, whole genome shotgun sequence genome contains:
- the LOC115033074 gene encoding uncharacterized protein LOC115033074 — protein: MAEKQWVVGLFEEENKFSVIPSNWIVQLGNTTFCQWPKKRITDTMIINSENPAKDWQPFPVKIIEQYSTYEQASKREKEIFLQASESDQSVGRGKRKRKMKFKKNYTHSDGSDTGNLYFNFTKYYYG